AATGGCATCTTGCAGTTTGTTAGAAGAATAATTTTCAAGTTCACGCTTGAGGCTGTGGGCACTCCTGACAAAATCCTCCTTGTACTTTTCTACCAGATGCAGATTTGCTGCTTCGCTCCCGAAGTATTTATTCAAACTCTCCAAAATCTGCTCTTCCCCACACAATAGTTTCTTTTGAAGTTCACATTTCAAATTATTGAAAGCAATTTTATCAGGTGACACATTCTGAATCAGAGTTTCCTGCTCAGATACCCAGAGGTGCATCTCTCTGCGGAAATCCCTGTCCCATTCAGAATATTTAATGGAGAGGTTGTTGTATGCTTCAGCTATAAGACTATTTTGGAAGCTAAAGATAAAGTTCTTGTGTTTCACAGCATTCCAGAGACTTTTCACCCATTCAATAAACTGAGGGATGTCCTTGGGAGGTATTTTACATGAGCGGTTCTTTATGAATTCAAATAGGTACTTCTTTAATTCAAGGACTTTTTCACTATATCCCATATTAACTGGGGCCATGGGTGGGACTCCATGCCAAAGACCTGGGATGTACCAATTGTGCATTTCTGGGTCATAGTCCATGATGTCTGAAAACTTGATATCCCTATTGAGTTTTTCCATTTTTGCTGCAGCCTGGGTCATTTCATTCAGCTGTTCCAAAAGGTGCTTCCTGTCCCTCATGTTCTGGTCATGTGCAGAAATGTCACTGACGTTCTGATGAACAAACTGGCAGTTGGGTTTTTGCCCAATCCCCTCCATCCTGAGGAAGGCATGGGTCACAATTTGCAGGATATCCTTCATTTCGGTGGCATTCTCCATGGCCATGTTGACAATGGTGATGTCGCTCAGCCCAATCACTAGAGTGGCCAACTCATTGTCATGCTGATAGCTGTCTTCCAGTTTGGCCAGTTCAGGGGCTTTCAAGCCCTCTGTGTCTATCACCAGGATGAAGTCACAGCCAAGATCCTGAGCCAAATTCTCTCTGACGTTAAGAAGCGTCATGAAGGCACCTCGTGTGCACCGCCCACTGCTGACAGCAAACTGCAGGCCAAACATGGTATTCAGAAGAGTGGATTTCCCAGTGCTTTGCACCCCCAGAACGGTTATCACCATCATCTTAGATTTCCCCCTAAGTTTGATATTGAGTTTATTCAGAACATCAGTTATCCACTGCAAGGGGATGTTGGATGCATCACCATCAATGAGCTCTATGGGAAGCCCTTCAAGCAATAGTTCAGCTGCAATGCTTGGGAAATGGGCAAACTGCCTTTTGTTTTCAGCTATTTTGCCCTCTTTAACCATGGAGTATTCTGCCTCATAAATCTGCCCAAGCTCACGCATGAAATGCTCAACTCCCAAGGAAGAGGACGATATCAACTGGTCTACCTCTGCAACTTTCTGCCCATCATCTCCCAACTTCTTGCATTTCTCTTTATAGTCAGCACGCAACTTGGAAAGATTTCCCCTAGCAATATGGTCCAGGTTGAACTTCATCCATTTCAAGAAGTAATTCCTCTCTGCATCCTTCAAATGTTTTATGCCCTTGATGAAATTAATCAAACCAATGGGGAGATCACATTGACTCTGCTGCCTACGCAATTCCAACCATTTGCCTCTCAATTCTGATCTGTATTTTTCCGAAGGCATGTCCCCTTGTCTTTCCATTCTGCATAGTTCTTTCTCCACTTTGGCCAGATTTTTCCAGAGATCACCTTGGAGTATCAATGTTTCTTTCTTGTAAGCTGCTAcatcttttatctctcctgaaatTTCTGTGGCACATCTGAGGGCATCCTGACATTCTTTGTGGTCTTCATCCACCTGGATTGTAAGTTCATGGGCCGTTGTACACATCTTATCAACACTTACACACTTAGGATTTGAGGCTATTATTTTTCCAACTGCAGCTCGAAGGAGTTCTACAAATACTGCTTTATTTGTTGTGGCAGTCTTTGCCAATATATGTGAATTGTCAAGTTTAATAACCGGTGCCAGTTTATTTAAGAATTCCAAGGTACAATCAGATTTTATACTGCGATCTTCCAAGATAAAGTAGAACTGAGTTGACAAGTCCTTCAGTGACGACAAGAGAGTATATTCTCTCTCGCCAATACATTCAGCAAATATGAAGACAGCTGAGGAGACCTGCGTTAAAAAGCTGAACTGCACCCAGTGAGACTCAACATCTCCACGGAGATTTGCAACAGCAACTGGCTCTGGGAAGAGATCTGTGTTCGTCCGTCCTCCTGGGAAATACCAGGCAATCTCTACAAGCCCATCAGAAATTTCCCGAGGGACGTTCCCACTTTCCATATCTCGGTGTAGAAAGAAATCATTATGCTGCTGGGAAGGGCTGAGGAACTCGTTGAGGATTTTGGACTTGGATAGGTTACAGTTCCCCATCCGTACGAAAGAAACAGTCGGCATGGATGCCAGTACCAGGCTGTCCTCCCAAAATCCTCTGCTTTCAGCCAAGGAATgtggcctccatattttcacaatgTCCCTCATGGCCCAGAGCATCAGGGTGCACTTGgaggtcttgaggggaggcagaATCAAAGGCAGGGCAAACTGGCACATGGACATTTTGAGAAGGATCTCCTGTTGGAGGAAACTGTCAGAACAAAGCAGAACAGCACAAAGGACATCAAGGGGGTTGACAGAATGACTCTCACCCATTTCAAGAGTAAAGAAAAAGTCCTTATCAATCCTCTCATTCCCCTCATCTCGTCTAAGTACTTGAAACAACCTGTTTGAAGCTGTTGCATCAGAAACAACTTGTTTGAAACTGGTGCTCCTGGCTGTCACATTCAGAGCCAATATCTTCCTCAGGAAATACCAAGGCAAATCTTCCCGGGTTTGAGGTGTGAATTCCTTCAGGCTCCCCGTATTGATTTCCAGGACTTCTTGGAGGGAGAGTGCCTTGTTTTCATGTTTTTCTAGATTTAATTCACACAGAATATCCATAActgcttttcttctctctgtagAAAATGAGAAATGTATTTACTAAATATTAAAATTGATAATAACataaaaaaccataataacaaataaacaaatcccccccatttaaaaggt
The window above is part of the Zootoca vivipara chromosome 13, rZooViv1.1, whole genome shotgun sequence genome. Proteins encoded here:
- the LOC118095527 gene encoding interferon-induced very large GTPase 1-like isoform X2 is translated as MSESHPGCSVGEEEGEIQKHPEEEKKDLEIGCPSQEKEDGVPEELEEENKHPTTGCSVSEEEGEIQKHPEEEKKDLEIGCPSQEKEDGVPEELEEENQHPITGCPSQEKEAGVQEELEEENKHPTTGCSVGEEEGEIQKHPEEEKKDLEIERRKAVMDILCELNLEKHENKALSLQEVLEINTGSLKEFTPQTREDLPWYFLRKILALNVTARSTSFKQVVSDATASNRLFQVLRRDEGNERIDKDFFFTLEMGESHSVNPLDVLCAVLLCSDSFLQQEILLKMSMCQFALPLILPPLKTSKCTLMLWAMRDIVKIWRPHSLAESRGFWEDSLVLASMPTVSFVRMGNCNLSKSKILNEFLSPSQQHNDFFLHRDMESGNVPREISDGLVEIAWYFPGGRTNTDLFPEPVAVANLRGDVESHWVQFSFLTQVSSAVFIFAECIGEREYTLLSSLKDLSTQFYFILEDRSIKSDCTLEFLNKLAPVIKLDNSHILAKTATTNKAVFVELLRAAVGKIIASNPKCVSVDKMCTTAHELTIQVDEDHKECQDALRCATEISGEIKDVAAYKKETLILQGDLWKNLAKVEKELCRMERQGDMPSEKYRSELRGKWLELRRQQSQCDLPIGLINFIKGIKHLKDAERNYFLKWMKFNLDHIARGNLSKLRADYKEKCKKLGDDGQKVAEVDQLISSSSLGVEHFMRELGQIYEAEYSMVKEGKIAENKRQFAHFPSIAAELLLEGLPIELIDGDASNIPLQWITDVLNKLNIKLRGKSKMMVITVLGVQSTGKSTLLNTMFGLQFAVSSGRCTRGAFMTLLNVRENLAQDLGCDFILVIDTEGLKAPELAKLEDSYQHDNELATLVIGLSDITIVNMAMENATEMKDILQIVTHAFLRMEGIGQKPNCQFVHQNVSDISAHDQNMRDRKHLLEQLNEMTQAAAKMEKLNRDIKFSDIMDYDPEMHNWYIPGLWHGVPPMAPVNMGYSEKVLELKKYLFEFIKNRSCKIPPKDIPQFIEWVKSLWNAVKHKNFIFSFQNSLIAEAYNNLSIKYSEWDRDFRREMHLWVSEQETLIQNVSPDKIAFNNLKCELQKKLLCGEEQILESLNKYFGSEAANLHLVEKYKEDFVRSAHSLKRELENYSSNKLQDAIQIRKSLHKTDALQAEYKKTIEGKVDRLLEKCRGNKQKLQEKELETEFDKMWRETLLEIPPIYLEKREIYAEVESYLRKNFCAHLKLYTQKLAGKRGLLNCRIQTFEIKNDHVQSRFWKRMSPWNSQMDYMHIIKVFANSLLSKCTSYIAEKLNSKGDYYETYCIDLLCMINEKLQQPDVQKLHTTPSFEVDLKLHILGEAAHAFQMRHEEFVKENDPHIRLGKLKPHYFAIFRDLYQEKDAQQTQAKDFCEMCLYPAIVNYVNNRLGVEIVDNFHNSEQSIDFGSRSLFQFTILKYLLNEWNFDQYVEYITTYEKFVKSWILKRMVDYYTKNEDLKNLEENIFSAILDRIRKTLNKLRHQDAETISKFVEDFSQEMQKELVIPKDSLVGIHMKQAFDPDQFFAFVESFLPNLQEQILSRFRDLDIKSKLSKLPVKPQDEIFKQMFGCGKQCPFCKVPCEAGGSAHQEHFATVHRPKGLGEYREIVSKKLVYDICSTAVASNAHFRNQDTNWELYPYKDYRAYYPDWCIQPDPSINASDYWKYVFKMFNDDFAREYNSKPADLPEDWGNITKEQALQALKERYKLQPTLSSECLP
- the LOC118095527 gene encoding interferon-induced very large GTPase 1-like isoform X1 — its product is MISSYEIIRKGRKQLIDILQKDIDYVLDELRSEIVITKEEYEGLEKYEDSKKKSRELLILIQAKGEAACCQFLECLEVTCPGSNHALQVQKHCCSVGEEEGEIQKHPEEEKKDLEIGCPSQEKEDGVPEELEEENKHPTTGCSVSEEEGEIQKHPEEEKKDLEIGCPSQEKEDGVPEELEEENQHPITGCPSQEKEAGVQEELEEENKHPTTGCSVGEEEGEIQKHPEEEKKDLEIERRKAVMDILCELNLEKHENKALSLQEVLEINTGSLKEFTPQTREDLPWYFLRKILALNVTARSTSFKQVVSDATASNRLFQVLRRDEGNERIDKDFFFTLEMGESHSVNPLDVLCAVLLCSDSFLQQEILLKMSMCQFALPLILPPLKTSKCTLMLWAMRDIVKIWRPHSLAESRGFWEDSLVLASMPTVSFVRMGNCNLSKSKILNEFLSPSQQHNDFFLHRDMESGNVPREISDGLVEIAWYFPGGRTNTDLFPEPVAVANLRGDVESHWVQFSFLTQVSSAVFIFAECIGEREYTLLSSLKDLSTQFYFILEDRSIKSDCTLEFLNKLAPVIKLDNSHILAKTATTNKAVFVELLRAAVGKIIASNPKCVSVDKMCTTAHELTIQVDEDHKECQDALRCATEISGEIKDVAAYKKETLILQGDLWKNLAKVEKELCRMERQGDMPSEKYRSELRGKWLELRRQQSQCDLPIGLINFIKGIKHLKDAERNYFLKWMKFNLDHIARGNLSKLRADYKEKCKKLGDDGQKVAEVDQLISSSSLGVEHFMRELGQIYEAEYSMVKEGKIAENKRQFAHFPSIAAELLLEGLPIELIDGDASNIPLQWITDVLNKLNIKLRGKSKMMVITVLGVQSTGKSTLLNTMFGLQFAVSSGRCTRGAFMTLLNVRENLAQDLGCDFILVIDTEGLKAPELAKLEDSYQHDNELATLVIGLSDITIVNMAMENATEMKDILQIVTHAFLRMEGIGQKPNCQFVHQNVSDISAHDQNMRDRKHLLEQLNEMTQAAAKMEKLNRDIKFSDIMDYDPEMHNWYIPGLWHGVPPMAPVNMGYSEKVLELKKYLFEFIKNRSCKIPPKDIPQFIEWVKSLWNAVKHKNFIFSFQNSLIAEAYNNLSIKYSEWDRDFRREMHLWVSEQETLIQNVSPDKIAFNNLKCELQKKLLCGEEQILESLNKYFGSEAANLHLVEKYKEDFVRSAHSLKRELENYSSNKLQDAIQIRKSLHKTDALQAEYKKTIEGKVDRLLEKCRGNKQKLQEKELETEFDKMWRETLLEIPPIYLEKREIYAEVESYLRKNFCAHLKLYTQKLAGKRGLLNCRIQTFEIKNDHVQSRFWKRMSPWNSQMDYMHIIKVFANSLLSKCTSYIAEKLNSKGDYYETYCIDLLCMINEKLQQPDVQKLHTTPSFEVDLKLHILGEAAHAFQMRHEEFVKENDPHIRLGKLKPHYFAIFRDLYQEKDAQQTQAKDFCEMCLYPAIVNYVNNRLGVEIVDNFHNSEQSIDFGSRSLFQFTILKYLLNEWNFDQYVEYITTYEKFVKSWILKRMVDYYTKNEDLKNLEENIFSAILDRIRKTLNKLRHQDAETISKFVEDFSQEMQKELVIPKDSLVGIHMKQAFDPDQFFAFVESFLPNLQEQILSRFRDLDIKSKLSKLPVKPQDEIFKQMFGCGKQCPFCKVPCEAGGSAHQEHFATVHRPKGLGEYREIVSKKLVYDICSTAVASNAHFRNQDTNWELYPYKDYRAYYPDWCIQPDPSINASDYWKYVFKMFNDDFAREYNSKPADLPEDWGNITKEQALQALKERYKLQPTLSSECLP